A stretch of the Vigna radiata var. radiata cultivar VC1973A chromosome 7, Vradiata_ver6, whole genome shotgun sequence genome encodes the following:
- the LOC106765868 gene encoding LOW QUALITY PROTEIN: protein STICHEL-like 2 (The sequence of the model RefSeq protein was modified relative to this genomic sequence to represent the inferred CDS: inserted 1 base in 1 codon): MDGRRHSVDIPISKTLVALRRVRSLRDPSTNGVSKLSPLIHDGDWDNGSSNGISLSLRFLNGSHAGDCDGNGFSRSNSLDFKDLREQENAELELKMLNYKMNYCGISRHEGQRDDETVYSNPKQQGISGDKSPNGSSCSDHEGERLDLVAITPPCNHLKDGELCYLSTALRVDHSKSAKKSLRKNQTKPSGVVGDIASHVGSKQCLSVYDSISARCGLEHVTQDVDALYNRHGCGLRSCWSKSPRFRESNHYSEIEGLPLILQHANETDLSGRRNIGHIGGEISPNMETPRSLSVKFRPKSFDDLVGQNVIGKSLLGAICRGRIASFYLFHGPRGTGKTSASRIFAAALNCLSSVEQKPCGLCRECVLFFSGRNKNVSEVDSLRINRAEKVKSLVKHACIPPVSSSFKVFIVDECQLLHGETWACLLNSLENVSPHVVFVMITPDLDNVPRSAASRAQRYHFAKIKDVDIVRRLETICAEEGLESEQVALNFIAARSCGSLRDAEIMLDQLSLLGKKITVSLVHELTGIISDDELLDLLDLALSSDTSNTVIRARELVRTRIDPLQLISQLANLIMDILSGKCELRGSEIKTGFNNRYTSEADLQKLSHALRILSESEKQLRISKNQTTWFTAALLQLSSVENSSADANTTKLCIRPASIRDGDICTTSPKGDSLEHLATTDQCDDKSYRLAVQEDHKGTLDSIWYKATEMCQSSRLRTFLRKQGKLSSVCISQGRAIAELEFQHRYYVSRAEKSWKLIASSLQFILGCNLELRINYVPSCASDSIYAKLKRSSFNFFGCSRRIRWKSLSSNEQGSESDYAEYTSQKPTMNVQTLTCSSDYEPRVPPVESGHGIGMQVMTTLRSSEGNLLSSGKMVLNRPDQETPRISCSRVDSCTEEGCNHEHLASSTPDLDNQSDCFPGTRWLHKKFGSSYAPQQKXFCFIYAQVQLF, from the exons ATGGATGGTAGGAGACATTCTGTTGATATTCCTATTTCCAAAACTCTTGTGGCACTGAGGAGAGTAAGGTCATTGAGGGATCCGTCAACCAATGGTGTCAGCAAACTCTCTCCTTTGATTCATGATGGAGATTGGGACAATGGTTCTAGTAATGGGATTTCTCTGAGTTTGAGATTTCTGAACGGTTCTCATGCTGGTGATTGCGACGGTAATGGTTTTTCAAGATCAAACAGTTTAGACTTCAAGGATCTGAGAGAGCAGGAAAATGCTGAGTTGGAattgaaaatgttgaactacAAGATGAACTATTGTGGGATCTCTCGTCACGAAGGGCAACGAGATGATGAAACTGTGTACTCTAATCCTAAGCAGCAAGGTATTTCTGGAGATAAATCGCCAAATGGAAGCAGTTGTAGTGACCATGAAGGTGAAAGATTGGATTTGGTTGCCATTACGCCTCCATGTAATCATTTGAAGGATGGGGAGTTATGCTATTTATCAACTGCATTGAGAGTAGATCACTCAAAGTCAGCTAAAAAATCACTACGCAAGAATCAAACGAAACCATCTGGAGTGGTGGGTGATATAGCAAGCCATGTAGGAAGCAAACAGTGCCTTTCTGTTTATGATTCTATCTCAGCTCGTTGTGGCTTGGAACATGTCACCCAAGATGTTGACGCTTTATATAATCGCCATGGATGTGGATTAAGGAGCTGTTGGTCAAAGTCACCAAGGTTCAGAGAATCAAATCATTATTCCGAAATAGAAGGCCTTCCCTTGATATTGCAGCACGCTAATGAAACGGATCTCAGTGGACGTAGAAACATTGGACACATTGGTGGTGAAATTAGTCCAAATATGGAAACTCCTAGAAGTTTATCTGTGAAATTCAGGCCAAAAtcttttgatgatttggttggACAAAATGTGATAGGTAAGTCTCTTTTGGGTGCTATCTGTAGGGGAAGGATAGCATCATTTTATCTCTTCCATGGTCCACGCGGCACTGGCAAGACCTCAGCCTCTAGGATATTTGCTGCTGCACTGAATTGCCTGTCCTCTGTGGAGCAAAAGCCTTGTGGTCTGTGTAGAGAATGCGTTTTGTTCTTCTCTGGAAGAAATAAGAATGTTAGTGAAGTGGATTCTTTGAGAATCAATCGTGCAGAGAAAGTTAAATCCCTTGTTAAGCATGCATGCATTCCTCCAGTTTCCTCAAGCTTTAAAGTGTTCATTGTTGATGAGTGCCAGTTATTGCATGGGGAAACATGGGCGTGCCTTTTGAATAGTCTAGAGAATGTTTCTCCTCATGTGGTTTTTGTGATGATCACTCCTGATTTGGATAACGTTCCTCGGAGTGCAGCATCACGGGCTCAGAGGTATCACTTTGCAAAGATTAAGGATGTTGACATTGTAAGAAGATTAGAAACAATATGTGCCGAAGAAGGTCTTGAATCTGAACAAGTTGCGTTGAACTTCATTGCTGCTAGATCCTGTGGTTCTCTTAGGGATGCAGAAATTATGCTTGATCAACTGAGTTTGCTTGGTAAAAAGATCACAGTATCCTTAGTCCACGAGCTA ACTGGGATCATTTCTGATGATGAATTGCTTGATTTGTTGGACCTAGCTTTATCCTCTGACACTTCAAATACAGTTATACGAGCCCGGGAACTTGTCAGAACAAGGATAGATCCTTTACAACTTATATCACAGTTGGCAAATCTTATTATGGACATTCTGTCAGGGAAATGTGAACTTCGTGGCTCTGAAATAAAAACAGGATTTAATAATAGATATACAt CGGAAGCAGACCTGCAGAAACTAAGTCATGCATTAAGAATACTGTCTGAATCAGAGAAGCAGTTGAGAATTTCCAAGAATCAAACAACATGGTTCACTGCAGCTCTTCTGCAGCTGAGCTCCGTTGAAAATTCATCGGCTGATGCAAATACTACGAAGTTGTGTATACGACCTGCATCCATTAGAG ATGGTGATATCTGCACTACATCTCCTAAAGGTGACAGCTTGGAGCATCTTGCCACAACAGATCAATGTGATGATAAGTCATACAGGTTAGCAGTACAGGAGGATCACAAAGGAACATTGGATTCTATATGGTATAAAGCTACTGAGATGTGTCAATCTAGCAGGCTCAGAACTTTTCTCAGGAAACAGGGGAAGTTGTCTTCAGTTTGTATTAGTCAAG GCCGTGCAATTGCGGAGTTGGAGTTCCAGCACCGTTACTATGTAAGTAGGGCCGAGAAGTCATGGAAGTTGATTGCAAGTTCTCTGCAGTTCATATTGGGCTGTAACCTTGAGCTCAGAATCAATTATGTTCCTTCATGTGCCTCAGATTCTATTTATGCTAAATTGAAGAGGTCATCCTTCAATTTCTTCGGTTGTTCCCGTAGAATTCGTTGGAAATCTTTATCATCTAATGAACAAGGAAGTGAATCAGATTATGCTGAATACACATCTCAAAAGCCCACGATGAATGTTCAAACGCTAACTTGTTCCTCTGATTATGAACCCCGGGTGCCACCAGTTGAGTCCGGCCATGGAATTGGAATGCAGGTTATGACAACTTTGAGAAGTAGCGAAGGAAATTTGCTAAGCTCAGGGAAAATGGTTTTGAATAGGCCAGATCAAGAGACTCCAAGAATTTCTTGTTCGAGAGTTGATTCTTGCACGGAAGAGGGAT